A region from the Citrobacter koseri ATCC BAA-895 genome encodes:
- a CDS encoding PhoP regulatory network YrbL family protein, translating into MKKLTLTENDLLARGNDRYVFQHPHNHQLLIKVVIPSIPKYKSKLREVYRDVKECKPRDETDSLFIQKIEGLVETDKGIGQVIVKEHDQQGNIARTLYDLAKHNELDAEKFSKLNAFLAWFIHTDVIINSLHCKNIVYAWDDARQEYRFKVIDGFGDKTLFQLSKFWSVIRDKNKLKCLRRMLRDLQSITQA; encoded by the coding sequence ATGAAAAAGCTTACCTTGACCGAAAATGATTTACTGGCCAGAGGGAACGATCGTTACGTCTTTCAGCATCCGCACAATCATCAACTACTGATCAAAGTCGTCATCCCGAGCATTCCCAAATATAAAAGTAAGCTTCGTGAAGTCTATCGGGACGTCAAAGAGTGCAAGCCGCGCGACGAAACTGACTCGCTCTTCATCCAGAAAATTGAAGGGCTAGTGGAGACAGATAAAGGGATTGGGCAGGTTATCGTCAAAGAGCATGACCAACAGGGCAACATTGCCAGAACATTGTATGACCTTGCAAAGCACAACGAACTGGACGCGGAGAAATTCAGTAAGCTCAACGCTTTTTTAGCGTGGTTTATTCATACAGACGTCATTATCAACTCGCTGCATTGCAAAAATATTGTTTATGCCTGGGACGATGCTCGTCAGGAGTACCGCTTCAAAGTTATTGACGGCTTTGGAGATAAGACACTCTTTCAACTGAGCAAGTTCTGGAGCGTTATACGGGATAAAAACAAACTTAAGTGCCTCAGAAGGATGCTGAGGGATCTGCAAAGTATCACGCAAGCGTAA